Proteins co-encoded in one Quercus robur chromosome 8, dhQueRobu3.1, whole genome shotgun sequence genomic window:
- the LOC126694066 gene encoding probable serine/threonine-protein kinase PBL8, whose protein sequence is MKHQNLVNLIGYCLSEGVRFAVGECKCYKSLSHCLLKGSLSWGKRLFVVQDAARALAYLHEHQIVLSLSSSSIVVDNDLKGKLFDLPSSRLDSSPFVKTEKQNSLGAGKFDWNFMDYHTTPEFDPLNNLTSVDNVYSFGVILLEIVTNKPVFDANRPKNERNLVEWVKTAISGDQSKLEQIIDPMSTLWVKESAMGVLALSSKCIEEDPNHRPSMSKILKELAPIVEEHSIRVKEFLEKERQEEIQVQRDAAICEILLRVIGVVFLLIVHLVAKLFNKV, encoded by the exons ATGAAGCACCAAAACCTTGTAAACTTGATAGGATATTGCCTTTCAGAGGGTGTCAGATTTGCGGTAGGAGAATGCAAATGCTATAAAAGTCTAAGTCACTGTTTGTTAAAGGGGTCACTGTCATGGGGAAAAAGACTCTTTGTTGTACAAGATGCTGCCCGGGCTTTGGCGTACTTGCATGAACATCAG ATAGTACTGAGTTTGAGTTCTTCCTCCATTGTTGTTGATAATGATTTGAAAGGGAAGCTTTTTGACCTTCCTTCTTCGAGATTGGATTCTTCTCCA TTTGTGAAGACAGAGAAGCAAAACAGTCTAGGTGCTGGAAAATTTGATTGGAATTTTATGGATTATCATACAACTCCAGAATTTGACCCTCTTAATAACCTCACATCTGTGGACAACGTATACAGTTTTGGAGTTATTTTGCTAGAAATAGTCACTAACAAGCCAGTGTTTGATGCCAACCGACCCAAGAATGAGAGAAATCTAGTGGAGTGGGTCAAAACTGCTATCTCTGGAGACCAATCCAAGCTGGAACAGATTATAGACCCCATGTCCACATTGTGGGTTAAAGAATCTGCTATGGGAGTTTTGGCATTGTCAAGCAAGTGCATTGAGGAAGACCCAAATCACCGTCCCAGCATGAGCAAGATTCTTAAGGAGCTTGCCCCAATTGTGGAAGAACATTCCATTCGTGTTAAAGAATTTCttgaaaaagagagacaagAAGAGATTCAAGTACAAAGGGATGCTGCGATATGTGAAATTTTATTGAGGGTAATTGGAGTggtttttttattgattgtaCACTTAGTTGCAAAGTTATTCAACAAGGTGTAA
- the LOC126697224 gene encoding serine/threonine-protein kinase PCRK1-like yields MKCFNFSNKEKNNEQRAIQSNSVRSTSTSISTDLDLKPFGSEFNSQNVSEFSTASSAKSFAILSQRQSNLREFTFSELKAATKNFSRTLMIGEGGFGGVYKAVIRSTDDPHKKIDVAIKQLSRRGLQGHKEWVTEVNVLGVVEHPNLVKLLGYCAEDDERGIQRLLIYEYMPNRSVQDHLSNRFRTPLPWGTRMRIAQDTARGLAYLHEGMDFQIIFRDFKSSNILLDEQWVAKLSDFGLARLGPSDGLSHVSTAVVGTIGYAAPEYIQTGHLTSKSDVWSYGVFLYELITGRRPLDRNRPKGEQKLLEWVRPHLSNLRKFELILDPRLEGKYSLKSAQKLAAVANRCLVRQSKSRPKMSEVLEMVNRIVETTDIGSPLPPMKILAPEDDFIESKRERLKRRFVDPIIGERGCLNWQTWRTKSVNTF; encoded by the exons ATGAAGTGTTTTAATTTctccaacaaagaaaaaaataatgagcaAAGGGCTATACAGTCTAATTCTGTTCGGTCCACTTCCACTTCCATATCAACCGACCTGGATTTGAAGCCATTTGGTTCTGAATTTAATTCTCAGAATGTCTCGGAATTTAGCACTGCATCTTCTGCTAAGTCATTTGCAATCTTGTCTCAAAGACAAAGTAATCTCAGAGAATTCACGTTCTCAGAGTTGAAGGCAGCCACGAAGAATTTCAGTCGCACCCTCATGATTGGAGAGGGTGGGTTTGGTGGTGTATATAAGGCTGTGATCCGGAGCACAGATgatccacataaaaaaatagatGTTGCCATTAAACAACTAAGTAGAAGAGGATTGCAG GGCCATAAAGAATGGGTGACAGAAGTAAACGTTTTAGGGGTTGTCGAACATCCAAATCTGGTTAAACTATTGGGCTACTGTGCTGAAGATGATGAAAGAGGGATCCAGAGGCTGCTGATTTATGAATACATGCCCAACAGGAGTGTGCAGGATCACTTATCAAACCGGTTTCGAACACCTCTTCCATGGGGCACAAGAATGAGAATTGCCCAGGATACTGCCCGTGGCTTAGCATACCTCCATGAAGGAATGGATTTTCAG ATCATCTTTAGGGATTTCAAGTCCTCAAACATACTGCTGGATGAACAATGGGTTGCAAAGTTGTCGGACTTTGGATTGGCCAGACTGGGGCCTTCAGATGGATTAAGTCATGTCTCAACAGCG GTTGTAGGAACAATTGGATACGCAGCTCCTGAATACATTCAAACTGGGCATCTTACATCAAAAAGTGATGTCTGGAGCTATGGAGTTTTCCTTTATGAACTCATCACTGGTAGGCGCCCTCTTGATAGGAACCGCCCCAAGGGTGAGCAAAAGCTATTGGAATGGGTCAGGCCTCACCTGTCTAATCTTAGAAAGTTTGAGCTGATTTTAGACCCAAGGCTCGAAGGGAAGTATTCCCTCAAGTCTGCCCAAAAGTTAGCTGCTGTAGCCAACAGGTGCTTGGTGCGGCAGTCTAAATCACGCCCCAAAATGAGTGAAGTATTGGAGATGGTGAATCGAATTGTGGAGACAACAGATATTGGAAGTCCCCTACCCCCCATGAAGATTTTGGCTCCAGAAGATGATTTCATAGAATCCAAAAGAGAACGTTTAAAGAGAAGGTTTGTGGATCCAATTATTGGAGAGAGAGGTTGTTTGAATTGGCAAACATGGAGAACTAAGTCTGTCAATACATTTtga